In the Acidobacteriota bacterium genome, one interval contains:
- a CDS encoding SulP family inorganic anion transporter: RMLGLEGQGVKTVGEIPAGLPVLKVPHFPLSMVPSLLGDAAGLALVTFSSMMLTSRSFASKNRYDIDADREFAALGTANIASALSQGFAVSGADSRTAMSDATGGRTQVTGLFAAATIAVVLLFFTGPLRYVPTAALGAVLVKVAASLVDLRALGRIYQIDRREFALSIVATLGVVAVGSMEAILVAVVLAILRFVKLVSRPKIEILGEVKGFPGFHAVDRHPEAVTVPGLTLLRFNAPIVFFNAPFFKRGVIAAADAAGPSLKWLVLDMLPITLVDTTGLYTVDEIADTLRERGVVLAAAGRQTEWRLWA, from the coding sequence TCCGTATGCTGGGTCTGGAAGGGCAGGGAGTCAAAACAGTGGGTGAGATACCTGCTGGACTTCCCGTGCTGAAGGTTCCGCATTTTCCGCTCTCCATGGTTCCAAGCCTTCTTGGAGACGCTGCGGGTCTAGCGTTGGTCACCTTTTCGAGCATGATGTTGACTTCACGCAGTTTCGCCTCGAAGAACAGGTACGACATAGACGCGGACAGGGAATTCGCGGCGCTGGGTACCGCCAATATTGCCTCAGCACTCTCTCAGGGTTTTGCAGTGAGCGGTGCGGATTCTCGAACGGCCATGAGCGATGCGACTGGCGGGCGTACGCAAGTGACTGGATTATTCGCGGCTGCAACGATCGCAGTTGTGCTGCTGTTTTTTACAGGCCCTCTCCGGTATGTTCCCACAGCCGCTCTTGGTGCTGTGCTTGTGAAAGTTGCGGCGTCTTTGGTGGATCTTCGCGCACTGGGCAGAATCTATCAGATTGACCGCCGAGAGTTCGCTTTATCAATCGTGGCCACATTGGGCGTAGTTGCGGTCGGTTCAATGGAGGCCATTCTGGTCGCCGTCGTCTTGGCGATCTTACGTTTCGTAAAGCTCGTGTCTCGTCCAAAGATCGAGATCCTCGGCGAAGTGAAGGGTTTCCCGGGTTTTCATGCTGTCGACCGTCACCCCGAGGCCGTCACCGTGCCCGGTCTAACGCTTTTGCGTTTCAATGCACCCATTGTGTTTTTCAATGCACCTTTCTTCAAACGGGGAGTGATTGCAGCTGCAGACGCTGCAGGCCCATCCCTGAAGTGGCTCGTACTGGACATGCTTCCTATTACACTCGTGGACACGACCGGGCTTTACACAGTAGACGAAATCGCGGATACGCTGCGAGAGCGCGGCGTGGTTCTGGCCGCTGCTGGCCGACAAACGGAGTGGCGTCTTTGGGCCG